From a region of the Balneolales bacterium ANBcel1 genome:
- the rpmC gene encoding 50S ribosomal protein L29 → MKAHELRDLSIAELEARKKDEMESLQKLYFNKAVAGQVESPAKIKNHRKELARLHTVITEKQRAEKAEVKA, encoded by the coding sequence ATGAAAGCACACGAACTCAGAGATTTATCAATTGCTGAGCTGGAAGCTCGAAAAAAAGATGAGATGGAGTCTCTTCAGAAACTCTATTTCAACAAAGCTGTTGCCGGACAGGTTGAGAGTCCTGCGAAAATCAAAAATCATCGCAAGGAGCTGGCTCGATTACACACCGTAATTACGGAAAAACAACGGGCAGAAAAGGCTGAAGTCAAAGCATAG
- the rplP gene encoding 50S ribosomal protein L16 → MLEPKRVKRRKVQRGRMRKVAGRGHQLAFGDFGLKALEPKFITSRQIEACRVAIARRLQRDGQTWIRIFPDKPITKQAAETRMGKGKGAPDHFVAVVEPGRILFEITGVPKALAQEALRLASFKLPIKTKFVVRRNYDGQ, encoded by the coding sequence ATGTTAGAACCGAAGCGAGTAAAAAGAAGGAAGGTTCAGCGGGGGCGAATGCGAAAAGTTGCCGGCCGCGGACACCAGTTGGCATTTGGTGATTTCGGGCTGAAAGCACTGGAACCCAAATTCATCACATCCCGGCAAATTGAAGCATGTCGTGTGGCAATTGCGAGAAGGCTTCAGCGGGACGGTCAGACCTGGATACGCATTTTTCCGGATAAACCCATTACAAAGCAGGCTGCTGAAACACGTATGGGTAAGGGAAAAGGAGCTCCTGACCATTTTGTTGCCGTTGTAGAACCGGGAAGGATTCTTTTTGAAATCACCGGTGTGCCGAAGGCATTGGCCCAGGAGGCGCTTCGGCTTGCATCGTTCAAGCTGCCCATTAAAACGAAATTTGTGGTTCGTCGCAACTATGACGGACAATAA